TGTGGCCCGTCGTGGTCGACACCCAGAAGGAATACTTTGACGCAGGCACCACATACACCCTCGGGGGCATGGCAGACAGCACCTACGAATACTTCcccaagatgatggcccTTCTAGGCCAACAGGACGGCATATACTACGACATGTACACGCGCAGCATGGAAGCCGCCAACGAACATCTCTTCTACCGCCCCATGACCCCCACCAGCGAGGACATCCTCTTCCCCGGCTTCGTCGACATCGACGCCAATGACCCGTCGCGCAAAAAGGAGCTCAGACCTGCGTCGGGCCACCTGACTTGCTTCACGGGCGGAATgctcgccctcggcggcaagctCATCTCCAGCAACGACCACCTCTCGTGGGCCGACAAGCTCACCAACGGCTGCGTATGGGCGTACAGGTCCTTCGCAACAGGCGTCATGCCCGAAACCTTCTACCTCACCCCTTGCGCCGACAGAGACGCCTGCCCCTGGGACGCGACCAAGTGGCAGGCAGACGTCGCCAAGGCCCACGGCGCGGGTGGCGGGGCCAAGGAAGCGCAGTCCATCATCGCAAAGGAGCACATCCCCGAGGGCTTCTCCAGCATCATGGACGCGCGGTACATCCTGCGCCCCGAGGCCATCGAGAGCGTCTTCATCATGTACCGCATCACGGGGGACAGGAAGTGGCAGGACAAGGCGTGGGAGATGTGGAAGGCAATCGACAACCTGACGTCGACGAAACTGGCCAACAGCGCCGTTCGCAACATGAACCCCCCGGAGGGACAAAAGGTGGAAATGGCAGACTCCATGGAGAGTTTCTGGCTCGGCGAGACGCTCAAGTACTTCTACTTGATCTTTTCCGAGCCGGACCTGATTAGCTTGGACGAGTGGGTGTTTAATACCGAGGCACATCCGTTCAAGAGGTTGCGATAGCAAGTAGTCTTCTATTTGCCCTAATTGAGTGATTGACATCACTTTGGAGTTGGATATGCGAAAGATTCCCACGTGTTCCATTACCCTTCGCTATGCATTTGAAATAGCACCCTCCTCTAAAGAGGAAACAAAATAAATGACAAAATTAAAAATAGACTACTACCGGAGTGATCCTACTTCATGGCCCGCCAGTCCCAAAACTTGTCCGGTTCTACTCGTCGGAACCTCaatctccttgtcctttccCTTGTCGCCATTCTTCTCCTCCGAGCCAACGTCGACTTCCTGCTGACGCACACTCTCCTTGTCCCTTTCGGATTCCTCCGGAGTGGCCTCCTTTTCCCTCTTCCGTTCCACCTTCTTAATGGCGTCGCCGGTGAGCGCCTGCctctccagcagctccacgACGTCCTTCTTGCGCGTCTTCCTATCCCCAAACATAATCACCAGCCCCGCCGTCAAGTTACACGTGATGCTCACGCACAGAATCACCGTGGTGATGGCAAACGGACGGTGGTGATAGTCAATTCCCCACGTGGTTGCGCCCAGGGAGATTTGCAGACACGAATGGCAGTCCAGCAGGACGATGATGGCTATGAGGTGGCCCAGTGGGAAGGCGTGGTGGGTAAACGTCTCGTGGGGTTTGTAGAAACTGTGCGACTTGGAGAGCTTCTTTTGGTGGTGTTCGAGGGATTTGCGTTGTTTGGGGGTTAGGTAGTCGTATTCGAGGGAGCAGGTCTCGGATTTGGCGTCCTCGAGGTCGACTCCCGGGTTGTTGTCGCCTTCGAGGGTGATAGGGGGTatgccgtcggcggcggcgggttgGTGCAGGGTCGGGGAGCCGTTGGGTAGTTCCGGCTTTCGTTGTTCTTCTTGGGGAGGCGGGGGAGGAGTAGGGGTGCCTCGTCTTTCTTCTGAGGCGTCTGTGTTTTGCGTCTCGGGCGAGGAATCAGTTCTCGCGAGCTCCTTGGCGGCTTGCTTCTTTGCTTTGGCAATCTTGCGGGCGTACCGCGCGATGAAAATCATGTGGTAGGTATCGACGGCTCGGAACGGCGCTAGACCGTcgcccatgatggcgaaCAGTGCAACCAGGACGCTGTCGATGATGTGGATGGCGTAGACCTGCTGTTCACCGACGTAGATCCATCCGATGAGGAACAGGACCCAGGCCAGACCAAACAGCGTAATCAGCGTCGCGTACAGCGTAACGAAGAAACCCAATGGCCGCCGGACGTATTGTCCAAATCCCTTCATCTGTCGCTTGAACCGGGACCGTCGTGAATGCATCATGTGGCGAACGCGGTCATCCAGCTCCCACTTCTCGGCTGCTGACCAGCCTTCTAGCTTTCTGCCGTGAGGCAGCGCCGCATAGTGAGAGTCTGATAGTCGCGAGGTAATGGTATCTGTCCGTCGGATGTAAGGTGGTTGATCCGCTTCTCCCTCTTCTGGTCGCGGtgcttcctcctcatcttctcgAATTGTTGGCACTTGTTCTGGTTGCTGGATAGGCTCCCTCGCCGACACTGGTCGTGGCAAGAGCGTATCTGACTGGGAGAGGACATATGTTGGTCGTCGATTCACCCAGCTTCCTAAATCGGGGACAAAGAGCGAATTTTGCACATTGGTCAGTGTCGAAAGCGTCTGAACCTCAGGATCTGCCTTTGTCGTTAGCTTCCAACACCAGCTGCGAGTTTT
The DNA window shown above is from Metarhizium brunneum chromosome 1, complete sequence and carries:
- the MA1A1 gene encoding Mannosyl-oligosaccharide alpha-1,2-mannosidase — translated: MISLGRRRILSALLAAFVILTVWRARELSASGGGAAPERPMTGYSKYEPEKDYFWRTIKHNFPINPSQMRSLPTSAAATLPPIQAKFPPESADEKKVRLGRRNDIKESFIKSWNAYKKYAWLRDEVTPVSGSYKDPFGGWGATLIDALDTLWIMGLKDEFEYAVYDVEKNALFLSTISKEINVFETTIRFLGGLLSAYDLSGDKRLLVKAHNVGDMLYKAFDTPNHLPIARWDLHDAAYGNKQESQSTSLLAEIGSLCMEFTRLSLLTKDPKYYDAIQHISELLAASQEKTKLPGMWPVVVDTQKEYFDAGTTYTLGGMADSTYEYFPKMMALLGQQDGIYYDMYTRSMEAANEHLFYRPMTPTSEDILFPGFVDIDANDPSRKKELRPASGHLTCFTGGMLALGGKLISSNDHLSWADKLTNGCVWAYRSFATGVMPETFYLTPCADRDACPWDATKWQADVAKAHGAGGGAKEAQSIIAKEHIPEGFSSIMDARYILRPEAIESVFIMYRITGDRKWQDKAWEMWKAIDNLTSTKLANSAVRNMNPPEGQKVEMADSMESFWLGETLKYFYLIFSEPDLISLDEWVFNTEAHPFKRLR